The Apium graveolens cultivar Ventura chromosome 10, ASM990537v1, whole genome shotgun sequence nucleotide sequence TTCCCAAACTCGTCGGGGAACCGCATTAGCTTGCACCTGCTTCCATATGTGAGAGACCTTGATCAGATTGGTACTTTTAGCTGGGGAAATGTATGTCTTGCTTATCTATATAGTCGGCTTTGCATTTCTAGCATAGGGAATGTCGTCGAGTTATGTGGCCCGATGACTCTATTACAGGTACATTTCATTTCACTATTTTCCAGTTACGAATTTTTCTATTGTTGCACATGGTAAACACTTTTATTATTTTTTGCCTTTTTGCATGGTCTATTAGGTTTGGATATACGAGCATTTCTCAAGGCTAGCTCCTAGGCATCGAGGAAATTATATCATGCGACATCCCCGTGCACTTAGGTAATTAACTAAACTACAAAAATTTCCTCCATTATTTACTTCAACTGAACATATCTTCGTAAAATGCAATATTGTTGTAGGTGGATGGTCCCAGTGGAGGCTGTACATGTGCAGAGACATTCAGCTCGTGGAGTTCGTTACAAGCTTGATCACATGGTTGAGTCATCCTTCATATGGATACCCTACGTTGACTGTGCACCGCAGGCCCATGACATCCCAGCCGACGAGCTGCAGCTGATGAGTGCCCCCTCTCCATTGATATACATACGTGTTATGGAGTGGTGTTATACAGATCGCGTCACTCGGCAGTTTGGTTTTCTGCAGCGCATCCCTACTGCATCCCTACACATTGGTCACCATACTTTCCATGGCAGTATTAGTAGGTGGCATTTGAGTATGGAGACTGTTATTGAGCTCTGGGAGCACCAACATGAGGGCATCATTGCTGCACCGACATACATGCCTAGCAGGAGACCCATGTCCGTTGATGGATACCGCACATGGTATGACAGAGTTACTCGCCGATACATGATAAATCCCACTATTTGGGCCTCTGAAGAAGGTTTTTTGGGGTCGTAGGGGCTTCTGCCCGTAGCTGTAAGTCTCGAATTTTTACTTTCATAGTTGTATATTAGAATATCCCGTCATATCATGCCTTTCTTAAAGTATTTT carries:
- the LOC141691310 gene encoding serine/threonine-protein phosphatase 7 long form homolog, with the protein product MRHDAGLITAFLDRWRPETHTFHLRFSEATITLQDVYYILGLRSSGHPVSFTAGEIFDASSIHEVLGVDPETGVIVSNNIKIGWLVQEFGDYTRLEEATDPDYDDQLLFHIRAHLLLIIESLFPNSSGNRISLHLLPYVRDLDQIGTFSWGNVCLAYLYSRLCISSIGNVVELCGPMTLLQVWIYEHFSRLAPRHRGNYIMRHPRALRWMVPVEAVHVQRHSARGVRYKLDHMVESSFIWIPYVDCAPQAHDIPADELQLMSAPSPLIYIRVMEWCYTDRVTRQFGFLQRIPTASLHIGHHTFHGSISRWHLSMETVIELWEHQHEGIIAAPTYMPSRRPMSVDGYRTWYDRAEGLSNAYHEIQSSEVAADDPIVDSALQSMEVTLDDTGYHVLQEKCPHPPPTVPTGRRRPRTRGGSTSAAFPHPRTAPLDGYVPWGHAMASDGSA